One stretch of Rosistilla oblonga DNA includes these proteins:
- a CDS encoding efflux RND transporter periplasmic adaptor subunit yields the protein MFNRSILYLVAVVGLVSVHGQVAVAQFPPTTSDYEYTPIEGFSQPFRSARVAASVTGIVDVRSVAEGSEVSKGDCLVKLDSSVHQKLIQISRTAMQARGELATAQAELAARQTRLQRIETLADRQHATPVELLQAREQVALAEANVLTVEEKQLQRKAEFNKLTAEADQYCIAAPFDGVIVQFLKEEGEYVGPVDPQVCELAQLNVLSVNFLVPRERRPEIQVGSQATVHFVDANRRARGSIYFVSPFPDGETNTYTVKVRVDNDDRLLNAGSRCHLLDLNADPNAHAADQPQLTMQLK from the coding sequence ATGTTCAACAGGTCTATCCTCTACCTGGTCGCCGTGGTCGGTCTGGTCAGCGTCCATGGCCAAGTTGCCGTGGCGCAGTTCCCACCAACCACCAGCGATTACGAATACACCCCGATCGAAGGCTTCAGTCAGCCGTTCCGATCGGCTCGCGTCGCAGCTTCGGTGACCGGGATCGTCGACGTCCGCAGCGTCGCCGAAGGGAGCGAGGTGTCCAAGGGCGACTGCCTGGTAAAGCTAGACTCTTCGGTCCACCAAAAGCTGATTCAAATCAGCCGCACCGCAATGCAGGCTCGCGGTGAATTGGCAACAGCTCAAGCGGAACTCGCCGCGCGGCAGACCCGACTGCAGCGGATCGAAACCCTCGCCGATCGCCAGCACGCCACTCCCGTCGAACTGCTGCAAGCCCGCGAACAGGTTGCCTTGGCCGAAGCCAATGTGTTGACAGTGGAAGAGAAGCAGCTGCAACGAAAGGCCGAGTTCAACAAGCTGACAGCCGAAGCGGATCAATATTGCATCGCCGCTCCCTTCGATGGCGTGATCGTTCAATTTCTCAAAGAAGAGGGAGAATATGTGGGTCCGGTCGACCCTCAAGTTTGCGAACTGGCCCAGTTGAACGTCTTGTCAGTCAATTTCCTGGTGCCACGCGAGCGTCGTCCCGAGATCCAAGTTGGCAGCCAAGCGACGGTGCACTTTGTCGATGCGAACCGTCGGGCAAGAGGTTCGATCTACTTCGTCTCTCCCTTCCCCGATGGCGAGACGAATACGTATACGGTCAAGGTTCGCGTCGACAACGACGACCGCTTGCTGAATGCCGGTTCGCGATGCCATCTTTTGGATCTCAACGCGGATCCGAATGCCCACGCAGCGGATCAGCCACAACTCACCATGCAACTGAAATAA
- a CDS encoding TolC family protein → MTSVHLPQLHILIVTLAIFVSGTGIVNAQTDAPATRLLLPRVNTLSAAPARQPITATTSQMLAAWASDTGPLASLPHPAVAPAIPPIGQIEWWVAPTSTPLRHASHTIPVDLMMLFSLTVQHSARVQAVAQTPWISGTQIEQARGVYDPLIYSDSDLNSTSDPVENTLTTGGPPRLEDELLGTEAGLRGQTESGGSYGFGQSIGHKNSNSTFFLPNNQGSAGLFANWSQPLLQGRHIDANRSLILTAQFDTAAAQAKYTDAILTQLFDVANAYWSLYVERANLLIRQRHLDRAQRIAEQLKHRQSLDSVRSQVLRAQAAVANRRAELSLAEANIKNQESRLRSLVNAPSFSESGQAELLPTQPAVIVPVDFNIESEVAVAIQRRPEILELHELVNATQVRLNLAQDQTRPQLNLVLQGQLAGRQGSSDIAGAWANQFTDGRPGFGGGLQYLLPYRNRTAHSLVRQRQYELTQLTMLIREKTGNIRAEVEIAIRNLRASHAAAISRRESLAAVQAEIKYLEDRWQLLGNDPRLGQLQLDDLLNGQDRLLREELALLQSITQYNRSLIEVQRATGALVSFSHPGGN, encoded by the coding sequence ATGACATCTGTTCACCTACCGCAATTGCACATCCTTATAGTGACGCTCGCGATCTTCGTGAGCGGCACCGGGATCGTTAATGCGCAGACCGATGCTCCGGCGACTCGCTTGCTGCTGCCGCGGGTGAACACGCTGTCAGCAGCTCCGGCGCGACAGCCGATCACGGCCACAACATCGCAGATGCTCGCCGCCTGGGCCTCGGATACCGGTCCCCTCGCGTCGCTGCCGCATCCTGCCGTCGCCCCGGCAATCCCGCCCATCGGCCAGATCGAATGGTGGGTCGCCCCCACCTCGACCCCGCTGCGGCACGCATCGCACACGATCCCAGTCGATCTGATGATGCTGTTTTCGTTAACCGTGCAGCACTCGGCGCGAGTCCAAGCAGTCGCGCAAACGCCATGGATCAGCGGAACTCAGATCGAACAGGCGCGAGGCGTCTACGATCCCCTGATCTACAGCGACAGCGATCTCAACAGCACCAGCGATCCCGTTGAAAATACGCTGACAACCGGTGGCCCGCCCCGACTGGAAGACGAACTGCTGGGAACCGAAGCGGGGCTGCGGGGGCAAACCGAATCCGGCGGCAGCTATGGCTTCGGGCAAAGCATCGGCCACAAGAACAGCAATTCCACCTTCTTCCTACCCAACAACCAAGGTTCCGCGGGGCTGTTCGCCAACTGGAGCCAGCCGTTGTTGCAGGGACGCCATATCGACGCCAATCGCAGCCTGATCCTGACCGCTCAATTCGACACCGCCGCGGCCCAAGCCAAATATACCGACGCGATCCTGACCCAGTTATTTGATGTCGCCAACGCTTACTGGTCGCTGTATGTCGAGCGAGCCAATCTACTGATTCGCCAGCGACATCTCGACCGCGCCCAACGAATCGCCGAACAATTGAAGCATCGGCAATCGCTCGATTCGGTTCGCAGCCAGGTTTTGCGAGCCCAAGCAGCGGTCGCCAACCGCAGAGCCGAACTGTCGCTGGCCGAAGCGAATATCAAAAACCAAGAATCCCGCTTGCGGTCGCTGGTCAACGCACCATCGTTCAGCGAATCGGGGCAGGCCGAATTACTGCCGACGCAGCCCGCGGTGATCGTTCCCGTCGACTTCAACATCGAAAGCGAAGTCGCGGTGGCTATCCAGCGGCGGCCCGAGATCCTGGAACTGCACGAACTGGTCAACGCGACGCAGGTCCGCTTGAACCTCGCCCAAGACCAAACCAGGCCGCAATTGAACCTTGTCCTCCAAGGCCAGCTGGCCGGGCGGCAGGGATCGTCTGATATCGCCGGCGCCTGGGCTAACCAGTTTACCGACGGCCGCCCCGGTTTTGGCGGAGGGCTGCAATACCTGCTTCCCTACCGCAACCGAACCGCCCACAGCTTGGTCCGTCAGCGGCAATACGAATTAACTCAATTGACGATGTTGATTCGCGAAAAGACGGGTAACATTCGAGCCGAGGTGGAGATCGCGATCCGCAATCTCCGCGCGTCGCACGCCGCCGCGATCAGCCGCCGCGAATCGCTTGCCGCGGTCCAGGCCGAAATCAAATACCTCGAGGATCGCTGGCAACTGCTGGGCAACGATCCACGGCTGGGACAACTGCAGCTGGACGATCTTCTCAACGGCCAAGACCGTTTGTTGCGCGAAGAACTGGCGCTGCTGCAATCGATCACGCAATACAATCGCAGCTTGATCGAGGTCCAACGGGCGACCGGAGCACTCGTCTCCTTCTCCCACCCCGGTGGAAACTAG